The Chloroflexota bacterium genome has a window encoding:
- a CDS encoding (2Fe-2S)-binding protein, translated as MTQQMILESIEINDQSVQASAGQSVAAALLAAGVRIFRHTPEERAPRSIFCGMGTCFDCLVTIDGIPNQRACMTRIQPGMRIRTIPNEND; from the coding sequence ATGACACAACAAATGATTCTGGAAAGTATCGAAATCAACGACCAATCCGTTCAGGCCTCGGCAGGTCAGAGTGTGGCCGCAGCATTGCTCGCCGCCGGGGTGCGAATCTTTCGTCATACGCCCGAAGAACGCGCGCCGCGCAGTATCTTCTGCGGCATGGGAACCTGTTTCGACTGTCTGGTCACGATTGATGGAATCCCCAATCAACGCGCCTGCATGACACGCATCCAGCCCGGGATGCGGATTCGCACAATTCCAAATGAAAACGACTGA